A genomic window from Ascaphus truei isolate aAscTru1 chromosome 1, aAscTru1.hap1, whole genome shotgun sequence includes:
- the LOC142468138 gene encoding LOW QUALITY PROTEIN: uncharacterized protein LOC142468138 (The sequence of the model RefSeq protein was modified relative to this genomic sequence to represent the inferred CDS: inserted 2 bases in 1 codon) — MRIGTRLPETRQSIPIQPFTKLADTARQGAGLKNRDMNPYSGTYGNVIPQIIPTGEKPYSCFECGKSFSWKSDLVTHQGIHTGERPYNCSECGKSFSRKSNLVIHQRIHTGERPYNCSECGKSFSRKSTLVLHQRIHTGVRPYKCSECEKNFSMKWYLVRHQRIHTGVKPYNCYECGKSFRKKSDLVAHKTVHTGVRPYNCSECGKSFSRKTHLVRHQRIHTGVKPYNCSECGESFNDKSHLVKHQGIHTGVRPYKCSECEKSFSMKWYLVRHQRIHTGVKPYNCSECGESFSRKSDLVRHQTIHTRVIPYNCSECGESFSRKSTLVLHQRIHTGVRPYKCSECEKSFSMKWYLVRHQRIHTGVKPYNCYECGKSFRKKSDLVAHKTIHTGVRPYNCSECGKSFSRKTHLVRHQRIHTGXRPYNCSECGKSFSRKSDLVRYHTIHTREGHYNCSECGKASVGNCILLDIKQPTHGDKL, encoded by the exons ATGAGAATTGGAACAAGATTACCAGAAACTCGGCAGAGCATTCCTATACAGCCTTTTACTAAACTTGCAGACACCGCAAGACAAGGAGCGGGTTTAAAGAACAGAGACATGAACCCCTACAGTGGGACATACGGTAATGTTATTCCGCAAATAATCCCCACAGGAGAGAAACCCTATAGCTGCtttgaatgtgggaaaagcttcagttgGAAATCagatcttgttacacaccaaggaatccacacaggggagagaccctataactgctctgaatgtgggaaaagcttcagtcggaaatcaaatcttgttatacaccaaagaatccacacaggggagagaccctataactgctctgaatgtgggaaaagcttcagtcggaaATCAACTCTAGTtttacaccaaagaatccacacaggggtgagaccctataagtgctctgaatgtgagaaaaaCTTCAGTATGAAATGGTATCTTGTtagacaccaaagaatccacacaggggtgaagccttataactgctatgaatgtgggaaaagcttcagaaAGAAATCAGATCTTGTTGCACACAAAACagtccacacaggggtgagaccctataactgctctgaatgtgggaaaagcttcagtcggaaaacacatcttgttagacaccaaagaatccacacaggggtgaagccttataactgctctgaatgtggggaaAGCTTCAATGATAAATCACATCTTGTTAAACACCAaggaatccacacaggggtgagaccctataagtgctctgaatgtgagaaaagcttcagTATGAAATGGTATCTTGTtagacaccaaagaatccacacaggagtgaagccttataactgctctgaatgtggggaaAGCTTCAGTCGGAAATCAGATCTTGTTAGACACCAAACAATCCACACAAGGGTGataccctataactgctctgaatgtggggaaAGCTTCAGTCGGAAATCAACTCTAGTtttacaccaaagaatccacacaggggtgagaccctataagtgctctgaatgtgagaaaagcttcagTATGAAATGGTATCTTGTtagacaccaaagaatccacacaggggtgaagccttataactgctatgaatgtgggaaaagcttcagaaAGAAATCAGATCTTGTTGCACACAAaacaatccacacaggggtgagaccctataactgctctgaatgtgggaaaagcttcagtcggaaAACACATCTTGTTAGACATCAAAGAATCCACACGgg gagaccctataactgctctgaatgtgggaaaagcttcagtcggaaATCAGATCTTGTTAGATACCACACAATTCACACACGGGAGGGAcactataactgctctgaatgtgggaaagcTTCAGTCGGAAATTGCATTTTATTAGACATCAAACAACCCACACACGGTGATAaactataa